The following coding sequences lie in one Klebsiella huaxiensis genomic window:
- a CDS encoding nitrate reductase subunit alpha: protein MSKFLDRFRYFKQKGETFADGHGQLLNTNRDWEDGYRQRWQHDKVVRSTHGVNCTGSCSWKIYVKNGLVTWETQQTDYPRTRPDLPNHEPRGCPRGASYSWYLYSANRLKYPLMRKRLMKMWREAKVQHSDPVAAWASIIEDADKAKSFKQARGRGGFVRSSWQEVNELIAASNVYTVKTYGPDRVAGFSPIPAMSMVSYASGARYLSLIGGTCLSFYDWYCDLPPASPQTWGEQTDVPESADWYNSSYIIAWGSNVPQTRTPDAHFFTEVRYKGTKTVAITPDYAEIAKLCDLWLAPKQGTDAAMALAMGHVMLREFHLDKPSQYFTDYVRRYTDFPMLVMLEEREGYYAAGRMLRAADLVDSLGQENNPEWKTVAVNTDGDMVAPNGSIGFRWGEKGKWNLEQRDGKSGDETELQLSLLGSHDDVAQVGFPYFGGEGTEHFTNVELENILLHKLPVKRLQLADGTTALVTTVYDLTMANYGLERGLSDENCATSYEDIKAYTPAWAEKITGVPRAQIIRTAREFADNADKTHGRSMIIVGAGLNHWYHLDMNYRGLINMLVFCGCIGQSGGGWAHYVGQEKLRPQTGWQPLAFALDWQRPARHMNSTSYFYNHSSQWRYESVTAQELLSPMADKSRYTGHLLDFNVRAERMGWLPSAPQLGTNPLRIVDDAKKAEMDPVDYTVKALKEGTIRFAAEQPENGKNHPRNLFIWRSNLLGSSGKGHEYMLKYLLGTEHGIQGLDLGKQGGLKPEEVEWQDNGLDGKLDLVVTLDFRLSSTCLYSDIVLPTATWYEKDDMNTSDMHPFIHPLSAAVDPAWESKSDWEIYKGIAKKFSEVCVGHLGQETDIVTLPIQHDSAAELAQPLDVKDWKKGECDLIPGKTAPHIIPVQRDYPATYERFTSIGPLMEKIGNGGKGIAWNTQSEMDLLRKLNYTKAEGPAKGQPMLDTAIDAAEMILTLAPETNGQVAVKAWAALSEFTGRDHTHLALNKEDEKIRFRDIQAQPRKIISSPTWSGLEDEHVSYNAGYTNVHELIPWRTLSGRQSLYQDHQWMRDFGESLLVYRPPIDTRSVKEVMGKKSNGNPEKALNFLTPHQKWGIHSTYSDNLLMLTLGRGGPVVWMSEEDAKEIGIEDNDWIEVFNNNGALTARAVVSQRVPAGMTMMYHAQERIVNLPGSEITGQRGGIHNSVTRITPKPTHMIGGYAQLAYSFNYYGTVGSNRDEFVVVRKMKNIDWLDGEGNDQVQESVK, encoded by the coding sequence ATGAGTAAATTCCTGGACCGGTTTCGCTACTTCAAACAGAAGGGCGAGACCTTTGCCGATGGGCACGGCCAGCTTCTTAACACCAACCGGGATTGGGAGGATGGATACCGCCAGCGTTGGCAGCACGATAAAGTTGTGCGCTCCACTCACGGTGTAAACTGCACCGGCTCATGCAGCTGGAAGATTTATGTCAAAAATGGCCTCGTCACCTGGGAAACCCAGCAGACTGACTATCCGCGTACCCGTCCGGATCTGCCCAACCACGAACCTCGCGGCTGCCCGCGCGGAGCCAGCTACTCCTGGTATCTCTACAGCGCCAACCGCCTGAAATATCCGCTGATGCGTAAGCGCCTGATGAAAATGTGGCGTGAAGCTAAGGTGCAGCATAGCGATCCAGTCGCTGCCTGGGCTTCCATTATTGAAGATGCCGACAAGGCAAAAAGCTTCAAACAGGCGCGCGGTCGCGGCGGCTTTGTGCGCTCCTCCTGGCAGGAAGTGAACGAGCTGATTGCAGCCTCCAACGTTTACACTGTTAAAACCTACGGCCCGGACCGCGTGGCTGGATTCTCGCCCATTCCGGCCATGTCGATGGTTTCTTACGCCTCCGGCGCACGTTATCTGTCGCTGATTGGCGGCACCTGTCTGAGCTTCTACGACTGGTATTGTGACTTACCTCCTGCGTCGCCGCAGACCTGGGGTGAGCAGACCGATGTTCCGGAATCCGCTGACTGGTACAACTCCAGCTACATCATCGCCTGGGGCTCTAACGTTCCACAAACCCGTACGCCAGATGCGCACTTCTTTACTGAAGTTCGTTATAAAGGCACCAAAACCGTTGCTATCACCCCGGACTACGCCGAAATCGCTAAACTGTGCGACCTGTGGTTGGCACCGAAACAGGGTACTGATGCAGCAATGGCGCTGGCAATGGGTCACGTGATGTTGCGTGAATTCCACCTCGATAAACCAAGTCAGTACTTCACCGACTACGTTCGTCGCTACACCGACTTCCCGATGCTGGTCATGCTTGAAGAGCGCGAAGGTTATTATGCTGCGGGCCGTATGTTGCGTGCTGCTGACCTGGTTGACTCTCTGGGTCAGGAAAATAATCCGGAATGGAAAACCGTCGCGGTTAATACCGACGGCGATATGGTGGCACCGAACGGTTCTATCGGTTTCCGTTGGGGCGAAAAAGGTAAATGGAACCTTGAGCAACGCGACGGTAAATCCGGTGATGAAACCGAACTGCAACTGAGCCTGCTGGGTAGCCATGACGACGTGGCGCAGGTCGGCTTCCCGTACTTTGGCGGCGAAGGCACCGAACACTTCACAAACGTCGAGCTGGAAAATATCCTGCTGCACAAACTGCCGGTGAAACGCCTGCAACTGGCCGACGGCACTACCGCGCTGGTGACCACCGTTTACGACCTGACCATGGCCAACTACGGTCTGGAACGGGGTTTGAGCGATGAAAACTGTGCAACCAGCTACGAAGATATTAAAGCGTACACTCCGGCGTGGGCTGAGAAAATCACCGGTGTTCCGCGCGCGCAGATCATCCGTACCGCGCGTGAATTTGCCGACAACGCAGATAAGACGCACGGTCGTTCGATGATAATCGTCGGCGCTGGCCTGAACCACTGGTATCACCTCGATATGAACTATCGTGGCCTGATCAATATGCTGGTATTCTGCGGTTGTATCGGTCAGAGCGGCGGCGGTTGGGCCCACTACGTCGGTCAGGAAAAACTGCGTCCGCAGACCGGCTGGCAGCCGCTGGCGTTTGCCCTTGACTGGCAGCGTCCGGCGCGCCACATGAACAGCACTTCCTACTTCTACAATCACTCCAGCCAATGGCGTTATGAGTCGGTTACCGCGCAGGAACTGTTGTCACCGATGGCGGATAAATCTCGCTACACCGGTCATCTGCTGGACTTTAACGTCCGTGCAGAACGTATGGGCTGGCTGCCGTCTGCACCGCAGTTAGGCACAAACCCACTGCGTATTGTTGATGATGCGAAGAAAGCCGAGATGGATCCGGTTGATTACACCGTTAAGGCGCTGAAAGAAGGCACCATTCGTTTTGCGGCTGAACAGCCGGAAAACGGTAAAAACCATCCACGTAACCTGTTCATCTGGCGCTCTAACCTGCTGGGCTCTTCCGGTAAAGGCCATGAATACATGCTGAAATATCTGCTGGGTACCGAACACGGTATACAGGGGCTGGATCTCGGCAAGCAGGGCGGTCTGAAGCCAGAAGAAGTGGAATGGCAGGATAACGGCCTCGACGGTAAATTGGATCTGGTGGTCACGCTGGACTTCCGTCTGTCGAGCACCTGTCTGTATTCCGATATCGTGCTGCCAACGGCAACCTGGTATGAAAAAGACGACATGAATACGTCGGATATGCATCCGTTTATTCACCCGCTGTCCGCCGCCGTTGACCCGGCCTGGGAATCGAAAAGCGACTGGGAAATTTACAAAGGCATCGCGAAGAAATTCTCTGAAGTCTGCGTGGGCCATCTTGGTCAGGAAACGGATATTGTTACGCTGCCAATCCAGCACGACTCTGCGGCCGAACTGGCACAGCCGTTAGATGTGAAGGACTGGAAAAAAGGCGAATGTGACCTGATCCCAGGTAAAACCGCACCGCACATTATCCCGGTTCAACGTGATTATCCGGCAACCTACGAGCGCTTTACCTCCATCGGGCCATTGATGGAAAAAATCGGTAACGGCGGTAAAGGAATTGCCTGGAACACCCAGAGCGAAATGGATCTGCTGCGTAAGCTCAACTACACCAAAGCAGAAGGCCCGGCGAAAGGCCAGCCGATGCTGGATACCGCGATTGACGCAGCCGAAATGATCCTCACCCTGGCGCCGGAAACCAACGGTCAGGTGGCGGTGAAAGCCTGGGCGGCGCTCAGCGAGTTTACCGGTCGCGATCACACGCACCTGGCGCTCAATAAAGAAGACGAAAAAATTCGCTTCCGTGATATTCAGGCGCAGCCGCGCAAGATTATCTCCAGCCCAACCTGGTCCGGTCTGGAAGACGAACACGTCTCCTACAACGCCGGTTATACCAACGTTCATGAACTGATCCCATGGCGTACCCTGTCTGGTCGTCAGTCCTTATATCAGGATCACCAGTGGATGCGTGATTTTGGTGAAAGTCTGCTGGTCTACCGTCCGCCGATCGATACCCGTTCGGTGAAAGAGGTGATGGGCAAGAAATCAAACGGCAACCCGGAGAAGGCGCTGAACTTCCTGACGCCGCACCAGAAATGGGGTATTCACTCAACCTACAGCGACAACCTGCTGATGCTGACTTTAGGTCGCGGTGGTCCGGTGGTGTGGATGAGTGAAGAAGATGCCAAAGAGATCGGTATTGAAGATAACGACTGGATTGAAGTCTTCAACAACAACGGTGCACTGACCGCGCGTGCGGTAGTCAGCCAACGTGTACCGGCCGGGATGACCATGATGTACCACGCGCAGGAACGTATTGTGAACCTGCCGGGTTCAGAAATTACCGGTCAACGCGGCGGTATCCATAACTCGGTGACCCGCATCACGCCAAAACCGACCCATATGATCGGCGGCTATGCGCAGCTGGCCTACAGCTTTAACTACTACGGTACCGTAGGGTCGAACCGTGATGAGTTTGTGGTGGTACGTAAGATGAAGAACATTGACTGGTTGGACGGCGAAGGCAATGACCAGGTACAGGAGAGCGTAAAATGA
- a CDS encoding patatin-like phospholipase family protein, protein MCNENTRLKFNALPANEQKAINLRRKLLRPENQSDTAALHGDEPELKPCTGIYGLALSGGGIRSATFSLGLLRALAKNELLHKFDYLSTVSGGGYTGGMLGRCYQEGIGPLAVEAGLGKDNSLLLGWLRNNGRYLTPAGTRDIALSFGQILRSFFASLFFVTLLCIICAGLALQLQLLLPPDLKHFPLLVAIPAALAAWLAISYWYFRQHQDWLLLGLGISVLLCLVFLFLSPVPWELSLLIWLICMAPWVHIFRQIKDLAAFRLALTQALTWDLLIITLLAALWGLNRAGFLLWFSLFHGPNTSIMLISSPLSIAAVRLLKETQLINWLLSRISAGNKRISFNLMLAGNIAGYLLMLFCLTTVCAALIEISTVLNVPLAGFNYLPLMTALTALLILWLLGKQPRFIEFLNLSSLHNLYRARIERAWVSTGNYPHKQNKATKPRFPQNPLDDKLPGAMDAIEKITTTVAGDDVAMENYAPHNYGGPIHLITSCINQTIDDRSDNYNADRKGIALTVSSFGVETGTQFPESPQNLNHTTLSQWLAISGAAVSTGMGSKTSPGLAFMIYLVGGRLGFWSKNLSPSRQAKRKDNAPGLKWPHTHLTYLFAEMFARFPGLSNEKWYLTDGGHFENTGVYPLLKRRLDSIVVADCGADPHFLFDDLENLVRKAKIDMAIDIVFKTPINSDYTSQSALKVKQPSPALLQAIVHYPEINGFAKKTGQLLIIKPHLLPGMDLATASYAGRNDTFPQQTTGDQFFDEAQWEAYHQLGFLAGSVISEQHLFVIKRAQLCCAQSSKKYYFCLRP, encoded by the coding sequence ATGTGCAATGAAAATACTCGATTGAAATTCAATGCATTACCCGCTAATGAACAAAAGGCTATTAATCTCCGCCGCAAATTACTCCGGCCAGAGAATCAATCGGACACCGCTGCACTTCATGGTGACGAGCCAGAATTAAAACCGTGCACCGGGATTTATGGTCTGGCGCTTTCCGGTGGCGGAATCCGCAGTGCGACGTTCAGCCTCGGGTTGCTAAGGGCACTGGCGAAAAACGAACTACTGCACAAGTTTGACTATCTCTCAACGGTCTCCGGCGGAGGATATACGGGGGGAATGCTGGGACGTTGCTATCAGGAAGGGATCGGTCCACTTGCTGTCGAAGCGGGTTTAGGAAAAGACAATTCGCTGCTGCTGGGATGGCTACGCAATAACGGCCGCTATCTCACTCCTGCGGGAACACGAGATATTGCGCTTTCTTTCGGCCAGATTCTCCGCTCATTTTTCGCCTCGCTATTTTTTGTCACCTTACTCTGCATTATCTGTGCAGGCCTGGCCTTGCAATTACAACTTCTGCTTCCTCCAGATCTTAAACATTTTCCCCTCCTGGTGGCGATCCCCGCAGCACTGGCGGCCTGGTTGGCAATTTCCTATTGGTACTTTCGTCAACACCAGGACTGGCTTCTCCTTGGGCTGGGCATCAGCGTTCTGCTGTGCCTGGTCTTTCTCTTTTTGAGCCCAGTCCCCTGGGAACTTTCACTGCTGATCTGGCTTATTTGTATGGCTCCCTGGGTGCATATCTTTCGGCAGATAAAAGACTTAGCAGCATTTCGCCTGGCCTTAACTCAGGCTCTCACCTGGGATCTACTGATTATCACCCTCCTCGCCGCCTTATGGGGACTTAACCGGGCGGGATTTTTACTGTGGTTTTCGCTCTTTCATGGCCCAAATACCAGCATAATGTTGATTTCCAGTCCGTTAAGCATAGCGGCAGTTCGCCTGCTAAAAGAAACCCAGCTTATCAACTGGCTCCTCTCGCGAATTTCAGCCGGTAATAAGCGAATCTCATTTAATCTTATGCTTGCCGGAAACATCGCAGGCTATCTACTGATGCTTTTTTGTCTGACAACGGTCTGTGCTGCTCTGATCGAGATTTCAACGGTTTTGAACGTTCCTCTGGCCGGGTTTAATTATTTACCTTTGATGACTGCACTGACGGCATTACTTATTCTGTGGCTGTTAGGTAAACAGCCTCGTTTTATTGAGTTTCTTAATCTCAGCTCACTGCATAATCTGTATCGGGCGCGTATCGAACGCGCCTGGGTCTCAACAGGAAACTATCCCCATAAACAAAATAAAGCGACCAAACCGCGTTTCCCGCAAAACCCATTGGATGACAAGTTACCTGGCGCGATGGATGCAATTGAAAAAATCACCACCACGGTGGCGGGCGATGATGTGGCAATGGAGAATTACGCGCCGCACAATTACGGCGGTCCGATTCATTTAATCACCAGCTGTATTAACCAGACCATCGACGATCGCAGCGACAACTATAATGCTGACCGAAAAGGCATTGCCCTGACGGTCAGTTCGTTTGGCGTTGAAACCGGTACCCAGTTTCCTGAATCCCCGCAGAACCTCAATCACACCACGCTATCACAGTGGCTTGCTATTTCCGGCGCAGCGGTCTCAACGGGCATGGGTTCAAAGACATCGCCAGGCCTGGCATTTATGATCTATTTAGTTGGCGGTCGGCTGGGCTTTTGGTCAAAAAACCTCTCTCCCAGTCGACAAGCAAAGCGCAAAGATAATGCGCCTGGATTGAAATGGCCGCACACGCATTTAACTTATCTTTTTGCTGAAATGTTCGCCCGCTTCCCCGGATTGAGCAATGAGAAATGGTATTTGACAGATGGCGGTCATTTTGAAAATACGGGCGTTTACCCATTGCTGAAACGCAGGTTAGATTCAATTGTCGTCGCGGATTGTGGTGCCGACCCTCATTTTTTATTCGACGATCTTGAGAACCTGGTACGTAAAGCCAAAATTGATATGGCAATTGATATTGTGTTTAAAACCCCTATTAACAGCGACTATACCTCGCAATCGGCATTAAAAGTAAAACAACCTTCACCAGCCTTACTCCAGGCGATCGTTCATTATCCAGAGATCAATGGCTTTGCGAAAAAAACCGGACAATTACTCATTATTAAACCGCATTTATTGCCGGGGATGGATCTTGCCACTGCCAGCTACGCCGGACGAAATGACACGTTCCCACAGCAAACAACGGGCGATCAATTTTTCGATGAAGCCCAGTGGGAAGCCTATCACCAGTTGGGATTCCTCGCCGGAAGCGTTATTTCTGAGCAGCATTTATTCGTTATAAAAAGGGCGCAACTCTGTTGCGCCCAGTCCAGCAAGAAATATTATTTTTGCTTGCGCCCGTAA
- the narH gene encoding nitrate reductase subunit beta encodes MKIRSQVGMVLNLDKCIGCHTCSVTCKNVWTSREGTEYAWFNNVETKPGTGFPTDWEDQEKYKGGWIRKINGKLVPRMGNKALLLGKIFANPHLPGLDDYYEPFDFDYQTLHNAPADSKAQPIARPRSLITGKRMDKITKGPNWEDDLGGEFEKLSKDKNFENMQKAMYGQFENTFMMYLPRLCEHCLNPACVATCPSGAIYKREEDGIVLIDQDKCRGWRMCITGCPYKKIYFNWKSGKSEKCIFCYPRIEAGQPTVCSETCVGRIRYLGVLLYDADAIETAASTENEKDLYQRQLDVFLDPNDPKVIEQAQKDGIPLSVIDAAQKSPVYKMAMDWKLALPLHPEYRTLPMVWYVPPLSPIQSAADAGELGSNGILPDVESLRIPVQYLANLLTAGDTQPVLLALKRMLAMRHFKRTETVDGVIDTRALEEVGLTEAQAQEMYRYLAIANYEDRFVVPSSHREQAREAFPEKNGCGFSFGDGCHGSDTKFNLFNSRRIDSVDVSSKTEPHA; translated from the coding sequence ATGAAAATTCGTTCACAAGTCGGCATGGTGCTGAATCTCGATAAATGCATCGGTTGCCACACCTGCTCGGTCACCTGTAAAAACGTCTGGACCAGCCGTGAAGGCACCGAGTACGCATGGTTCAACAACGTTGAAACCAAGCCGGGCACCGGATTCCCGACCGACTGGGAAGACCAGGAGAAGTACAAAGGCGGTTGGATCCGTAAAATCAACGGCAAGCTGGTGCCGCGCATGGGTAACAAAGCGCTGCTGCTGGGTAAAATCTTCGCTAACCCGCATCTGCCGGGTCTGGATGATTATTACGAACCGTTTGATTTTGACTACCAGACGCTGCACAACGCACCGGCTGATAGCAAAGCTCAGCCGATTGCACGTCCACGTTCGCTGATTACCGGCAAGCGCATGGACAAAATCACCAAGGGGCCGAACTGGGAAGATGACCTCGGCGGTGAGTTCGAGAAGCTGTCGAAAGACAAAAACTTCGAGAACATGCAAAAAGCTATGTACGGCCAGTTCGAGAACACCTTCATGATGTACCTGCCGCGCCTTTGCGAGCACTGTCTGAACCCGGCGTGCGTTGCAACGTGCCCAAGCGGTGCGATTTACAAGCGTGAAGAAGACGGCATCGTTCTCATCGATCAGGACAAGTGCCGCGGCTGGCGTATGTGCATCACTGGCTGCCCGTACAAAAAAATCTACTTCAACTGGAAGAGCGGCAAGTCTGAAAAATGTATCTTCTGCTATCCGCGTATTGAAGCGGGTCAGCCGACCGTGTGTTCAGAAACCTGCGTAGGCCGTATTCGTTACCTCGGCGTGCTGCTGTACGACGCGGACGCAATCGAAACCGCAGCCAGCACCGAGAACGAGAAAGATCTGTATCAGCGTCAACTGGACGTGTTTCTCGATCCGAACGATCCAAAAGTGATTGAGCAGGCGCAGAAAGACGGTATTCCGCTGAGCGTGATTGACGCGGCGCAGAAATCGCCGGTTTATAAAATGGCGATGGACTGGAAGCTGGCGCTGCCGCTGCACCCGGAATACCGCACGCTGCCGATGGTCTGGTATGTGCCGCCGCTGTCACCCATTCAGTCCGCCGCCGATGCGGGTGAACTGGGCAGCAACGGTATCCTGCCTGACGTTGAAAGCCTGCGTATCCCCGTTCAGTACCTGGCGAACCTGCTGACCGCAGGCGACACCCAGCCAGTACTGCTGGCGCTGAAACGTATGCTGGCGATGCGTCACTTCAAACGTACGGAAACTGTTGATGGCGTTATCGATACCCGTGCGCTGGAAGAGGTGGGTCTGACCGAAGCGCAGGCGCAGGAAATGTACCGTTACCTGGCGATTGCCAACTACGAAGATCGCTTTGTGGTGCCAAGCAGTCACCGTGAACAAGCGCGCGAAGCGTTCCCGGAGAAAAACGGTTGTGGCTTTAGCTTCGGCGACGGCTGCCACGGTTCTGATACCAAGTTTAATCTGTTCAACAGTCGCCGTATTGACTCGGTGGATGTGAGCAGCAAAACGGAGCCGCACGCATGA
- the narJ gene encoding nitrate reductase molybdenum cofactor assembly chaperone: protein MIELVIVSRLLEYPDAALWQHQDELFDVLSESEKLEPADAQALGVFLRDLTAQDLLDAQAAYSELFDRGRATSLLLFEHVHGESRDRGQAMVDLLNQYEQHGLMLDSRELPDHLPLYLEYLAQLPESEAIGGLQDIAPILALLCARLQQRESRYAVLFDQLLKLANSAVDEAKVAEKIADEARDDTPQALDAVWEEEQVKFFADQGCGESEISNHQRRFAGAVAPQYLNISNGGQQ, encoded by the coding sequence ATGATTGAACTTGTGATTGTGTCACGCTTGCTCGAGTACCCTGATGCTGCTTTATGGCAGCATCAGGACGAACTCTTCGACGTTCTGTCTGAATCAGAAAAACTGGAGCCCGCAGATGCCCAGGCCCTGGGCGTCTTCCTGCGCGATTTAACCGCGCAGGATCTATTGGATGCTCAGGCCGCTTACAGCGAACTGTTTGATCGCGGCCGCGCAACCTCGCTGCTGCTGTTTGAACACGTGCATGGCGAATCCCGTGACCGTGGACAGGCGATGGTCGATCTGCTGAACCAGTACGAACAGCACGGTCTGATGCTTGATAGCCGCGAGCTGCCGGATCATCTGCCGCTGTATCTGGAATATCTGGCGCAGCTGCCGGAGAGCGAAGCGATTGGCGGTTTACAGGATATTGCGCCGATTCTGGCGCTGCTCTGTGCCCGTCTTCAACAGCGTGAGAGCCGTTATGCGGTGCTGTTTGATCAGCTGCTGAAGCTTGCCAATAGTGCGGTAGATGAAGCGAAAGTGGCGGAGAAAATTGCGGACGAAGCCCGTGACGACACGCCGCAGGCGCTGGATGCGGTCTGGGAAGAAGAGCAGGTCAAATTCTTTGCCGATCAGGGTTGCGGTGAGTCGGAAATTTCGAATCACCAGCGTCGTTTTGCCGGAGCCGTTGCCCCGCAATATCTGA